The DNA window caagaggagctggaagagaggagagaaaacatggGAGAGGAAGAAGTCTGGGGTGATGAAGGGCAGAgcaaagggaggggaggaggtgggcCAGGGGCTGTAGCAGAATGTGCTGTGCAGCCCATGGAGCAGAGCATGGTGGGTGAGGctgtcccctcacagcccctggAGGTGCAGGGTGGAGCAGagatgcagctgcagcccctggaggagctgccagcagagccagggagtgCCCAAAGAGGCTGTGAGGCCGTGGGGAGGGCGAggtggagcaggctcctggcaggacctgtggccccatggagagaggagcccaccaTGGAGGAGGTTTGTTGGCAGAACTTGGGAGCCCCTCCAGAGCCACGTTGGAGCAGCGTGTTCCTAAGGCCTGAGCCCGTgggagggagccaggctggagccgTTTGTATGGAaatgcagcccatgggaaggccCCCGTTGGAGACTGTGTGTGTGGGAtggagcccacgctggagcaggggcagagtgtgaggaggaaggaagagcaaaaccaaGGTGGGATGAAGTGAGCCCAAGCCACCTTGTCCATCGCCCTGAGGCACTTGGGGAGAGGGGGCAGAGAACTggggagtgaagttgagcctggcTGAAGGGAGGGGTGAAGGAAGGGTAtttatggtttgtttttctgtcccATTATCTTACTCAATGGTTGGATTTTTAAGGAATGAAATGAATTTCCCTGAgtggagtctgttttgcccacaaTGGTGATTGGTGACTGATCTCCCTGTCCTTAACTCCAGTCAGGAGCctttctccatcttcttctctgttttgtgcactggagggaagggactgAGAGAGGGGCTTCGTGAGCACTTGGTGTCCTGCAAAGATCAACCCCAACCCCACAGAGCCCCAAGttgtcagcagagcagggtcccAGGCTTGTCCCTGCGCCTGGTTCCAAGgtctccaggctgtgcctgaggaATCCCCAGTGACGGTGACCTCACAAAGGGGACTTGCTGTGGGAcctgagagcagagggatgggggcTTGGGGTCACATGCACAGGTGATGCAGGGCCCCTGGAGAGGGAGCCTGGTGGTGCAGAGACCCCCTGAATGATTCCCTGTGGggccctgcagtgagcaggggaTGGTGGCCGGGGCATCTCCACCAGGGATCAGTTAAAGACCCACAACAAGGTGAGATCCTGGTGTGGGGACTCCCAGGCAGGAGGAATGGGGAGCGTGCAGCCAGAGGGACAGTGCAACaaggagccagagctgggtgAGCTGAGGACCCCATGGAAGGGTGGGTGGTGAGCTGGACAGCGTGCATGTGTTCCCTAAAGTCCTTGGTGCAGGAGGGGACAAGGACATGGGGCCTTGTGTGGGTGGTCCTGGGCCGTGGCTGTGAGGGGAGATGGTGTAAGAGGGACTggaggtgtttggggtgggaggaaagGGTTGGGGTGTCCCAGGGAGTGTTGTCATGTCAAAGCCTCAGTGTAATGAGTGATGAGCTGGTGTAACTTTGTGACAGACCCTCAGGAGCCAGTTagttctgctgctggtggtggtggtggtgacatATTTCCTAGGAGGGGTCTTGTGCCCCTTTTCCACTTACCCCGCTGGCCTATTGAGGCCTGGCTGTGTAGGGGGTGAAGTTCGAAAGCCCTGGtagaattaaaaaggaagaggCGTCTCAGGCTTTGATGCAGAAGAACTTTATTGAGTCAAACAAGTGAAAAGACAAGAGGAATAAATGGGAGGGATGCGGTGTGAGGTGCAAGTAGGGCGACCATCAGGTGAGGTGCTTCGCTTGCAGGAGATATTGGTGCAAGAGTGAGAAGGGCAGGTGCAGAGGGTGTCAGCTGTGGTGTCAAGGAGCCTCAGCAGGTGCCGGAGCAGCCCAGGCCTGCCAGGCCACAGCCCAGTCCTCCCAGGCCGTAGCCAAAGCCACGGCCATAGCCCAGGCCGTAGCCTGCGGCCCCAAAGCCGCCGGagatgggctgtccctggacgttgagctccgtgcccagggcagcccctgcggtGGATCCGACGAAggagctctgggggaaggaggtcatgatgggccctgggaaggtgacgcggacgggggagggctggatgaggacggtggagtcctggcactgcctgacacagggctcgttgcagctgttggccagcggggtgggTCCGCAGGGGCGGCAGAGGTCGTAGCAGGCCATGGGTGTGGTGTGGAggggccctgggagggcaggcaagagaagagcagagcagagaaggtgagagcagagaggggtgtgaggcagCTGCGGGCGGTGGGGGTGCTCGGGGCGGtgttgcaggagggctggtgagtggggaggctggtgtgggctgtggggaggcgtgagggctgctgaggctggggcagagcgtgCTGGGCGAGAGGGGCCGGGGGGCGttgtgtcaggagcaggagggggttgtgaggggctggaggctcacctggttgtgggcagagaaggcaggagaaggcgtcaggagaagggtgggagggagagaggtgCTGGGCCGGCTTTtatgctgctcctgcaggggcGGCACAGCCTTGGCCCAGCCCTTGGGGCATTTctaaggcagcagctccctcctggccCAACCTGGTGACTCCTGAGCTGGACGCTGTTATCCGTCCCCAGCTCTTCAGTGTCATGTCCTGCTCTTGAGGCTGTGTCCATCTGACCTTGGCAGCAACTTTTGAGGTTGAGCTGTAATTGGGAGGATGTTCATGGGAAGTGCATTTCAGGCAGGTTTGTACACCTGAGAGAAGCTTTGGAGGCAGAGGTGTCATTAGTGAGTTTACCTCATGACACTcgtgtgctgtggtttgtggttCCGTTGTGCAGAGTGAACCCTCTTCTGTGTGACTGAATGTACATAAATCATGTTACTGCACCCAGGAATGCTGAGGAAACTGCTTTTTGTTCCTGGGAGGTCACTCTTCTGTAGCCTGGAAAGGTCATGGTGCCTGGGAGCACTTCCTGATGGCTGAAGGAGAGCTCATTCTCCCCCTGTCTTGAACAGGATCCAGAGGGATGATCTGGAAAACTCAAGGTTTGTCAGGGTGAGCTCTTACACACTGTTATGTTCCATTTGGATTTCCTAAAGTTGCCCAACAGCAGATTCTGTCATTTAAACCGTGTTTCTTCAGCTCATGAATAATCCAGTGACCAAAGAGGAAACTCAGGCTGGATAGTTTTTTTTGCCCAGGCTGGTCTATGACCTTAAGTTAcgtattctgtatttttgtcatAAGGTTTTTTTGAACCTGTAAGTTTTGCTATCTTGCAGCTCTGAGCCAAATGCAATAATTGCTAGTAGAAGGTCAGTGGGCTCCTCTTTACTCCTCTGCCATGGTGTGGGTGTTCCTGTAGGACCCGGGGAAGCATGAAATCCTCAGCAGTGCAGCTACTGCTTCAAGATCTGCTTCAGGAGCTGTTTTGGGGGAGCTGATGTTCTGAACCTTCCAGGCTGGAGCTTTGGTTTTACACCATTTCCATCCCTTCCTGTATTCGGACCACACTGCCAGGGGCAAAGAAGAGCCTTCAGGAGAGGGCAATTTGCAGGGGACAGTGGCTGCCCGATGGTTTTGTCTCTTGCTGGCCACTTGTGCTGCTTGCAGAGCATGGCTCAAAATGTGGGAGAGAAGTGGCGCTGCCCTGGAGCCCTGGGGCCCAGCGCTGGGGATGGGTCAGCAGGCAGATGGAGCCCCAGTCACTGTCCCCCTTGGAGCTCTGTCATCCCCCAGGGCttcccccagggctgcctgtgctgctcctccacagctGGACAAGTGTCTTGTccaggaggctgcagtgagggACAGGAGCATCAAGCTGACTAAAAGCCCAACCAAGTGCATCCACCACATTCCCTTCGTGTGTGAGTGGAGGGGCATAAACACAGGAGGATATGAAATGAGGCAGGAGAGACTTTCCCTTAGTGAGCCCACCCTGACTGTTCCTGATGGTTGCGTTGTCCTTTCAGTGCCTTCCAGTTCCACCCTGTAGGATCTTGTGCCCAATTTTCCAGGTGCTCCGGACAGAGGGACAGGTTTGCAGTTCCCTGCATCTTCTGTGCCTGCCTTTGCTCAGTGGGGCTGAGTTGGGCTGATTGCagcctgccaggagctgtgctgagtggcagcagctgccgAAATGCAGGGGAGCTGAGTGTGCTGAGGGttgtccccagggcagcagaggtgttggggaggaagaggaggggaggcaggaaggggatGTGTGTCTGGGCgttgctggggctgcagggcctggcAGGCAAGAGGCAGCTGGgccagtgcagggctgggctgggggtgccagggAGTGCGGGGGTCTCAGGGATCCCCCAGAGAGGGGGGTTGTTTGACTGGGTGTGCAATAGTCCCTGGGGAAAGGTGGGGTGAAGCCTGGAGTGCTGAGGGAGCGACCTGATGTCCCGACCATGGAGGAATCTCCTGGAGTTCAGTGAGCAAAGATGCCAAGTCCTGTTTCTGGGGCAGAAGACCAGAACAGGGACACCAAGATACAGAATTTTCTGGAGGATTTTTCATAGAGGTGAATCTGAGAGGACTTGGACTGCCAGGGGACAAGGACAGATTGGGGGTGTCATCAGTGTGTAAatccctgctggcagggaaTGAAGCTGAGGGAGCCCAGCCCTTGTCAGCAGTGCACTGGTGCAGGACAAGAAGCCCTTGCCCAGGCGACAAGAGGTGGAATTCCATTGGAAAGGAAGTCAAGCCTTCTTCAGTGTGTGGGTGTTGACAGAGTGGAAGAGCTGGTGGGTCCTGTATCCTGGGAGATCTAAAGCTGAACTGCACATGGTCCTGGAAAGCCCGCTCAGGCTGGCCCTGCT is part of the Chiroxiphia lanceolata isolate bChiLan1 chromosome 1, bChiLan1.pri, whole genome shotgun sequence genome and encodes:
- the LOC116794144 gene encoding feather keratin B-4-like gives rise to the protein MACYDLCRPCGPTPLANSCNEPCVRQCQDSTVLIQPSPVRVTFPGPIMTSFPQSSFVGSTAGAALGTELNVQGQPISGGFGAAGYGLGYGRGFGYGLGGLGCGLAGLGCSGTC